The following nucleotide sequence is from Pseudomonas sp. RC10.
GATTTCAGCGCCTGCGAGCGTGGCGGTCAGCAGGACAGCGGCGAGGCTGGAGTAGGAAATCAGCGCGAACATCGCGCCAACCAAGGCGTCGAGCAGCAAGTCGCCGGTCAGCGAGGCGAACAGCACTTTCACACCAGCCGCTTGGGTGATCGGCGCGGCGGCAGTGACGATCAGCTGCAATGCCAGAATGATCAGCCCCAGGCCGATTCCGACGCGGCCGAGCTGACCGACGCGGGTCTGTTTGCGCGACAGGAAGAGGATAACGCCGAGAAAGATCAGCAGCGGCGAGAGCCACGACAGGTCGAACGTCAGGATTCGCGACATCACCGCCGTGCCGACGTCGGCGCCGAGCATGATCGCCAAGGCAGGCGTCAGCCCCATCAGGCTTTGGCCGACGAAGGACGTCACCAGCATGGCGGTGGCGTTACTGCTTTGCACTAGGGCGGTGACGAGAATCCCGGCGACGAAGGCCAGCGGGCGTTTGGACATGTTCTGGCTCAGCACGCGGCGCAACTGCGTGCCATAGACGCGCAGAATGCCGGTCCGAACGATGTGCGTGCCCCAGATCAACAGCGCGACGGCGGAAAGCAAATCGAGCAGGGTCAGCATACGGAAAGCCCCCTGTTGGTAGCCCGGCGGGCCAGCCTGGCCGGCACTCATGGGCAAAGGATTGAAAGTGCAGCGTGTAGCGAGCGAAAGCGCGTGCCCATCTGACGTGGTCAGCACACTCAACTAAAGCTTTTAGTCGGCTTGGAGCCTTAATGCCAGCATGGCACAGACGATTATTTCTTGAAACAAATCTGTCACAAATCAGCCATTTGGCAAGTCGTCGCCGAAACAAACTGTAGGAGCGAATTCATTCGCGATGGGTTATGACATCCAACACATTTGTATCGGCTGTACGTCCGCATCGCGAATGAGTTCGCTCCCACGGGATGTTATTGACCCGGAACGTCCTTGCGAAGTTTCACCGGCTCTTTCATCGCCTTCTTCTTGGCCATCGAGGTGCGCATCTTGATGTTGATCGCTTCCACCGCCAGCGAGAACGCCATGGCGAAGTACACATAGCCTTTAGGCACGTGCACGTCGAACGACTCGGCGATCAGCACCGTACCCACCACGATCAAGAACGACAGCGCCAGCATCTTCAGCGAAGGGTGCTTCTCGATGAAGTCGCTGATGACCCCTGCGCACAGCATCATGATCAGCACGGCGACGATGATCGCAGCGACCATGACCGGCACATGAGACACCATGCCGACCGCCGTGATCACCGAGTCCAGCGAGAACACGATGTCGATGATGGCGATCTGGATGATGGTGTACAGGAACATGCCGCCCTTGCCTTTCGGCTCGTCGATCTCCTCCTCTTCGCCTTCCATGCCGTGGTAGATCTCTTGCGAGCTTTTCCACAGCAGGAACAGGCCACCGAAGAACAGGATCAGATCGCGGCCCGAGATGCCTTGGCCGAGCACCACGAACAGGTCGTCCGTCAGGCGCATGACCCAGGTGATCGACAACAACAGCAGGATGCGCGTGACCATCGCCAGCGCGAGGCCGAAAATCCGGGTGCGCGGTTGCATCGC
It contains:
- a CDS encoding TerC family protein yields the protein MEWLTNPEIWVAFFTLTALEIVLGIDNIIMISILVSRMPKAMQPRTRIFGLALAMVTRILLLLSITWVMRLTDDLFVVLGQGISGRDLILFFGGLFLLWKSSQEIYHGMEGEEEEIDEPKGKGGMFLYTIIQIAIIDIVFSLDSVITAVGMVSHVPVMVAAIIVAVLIMMLCAGVISDFIEKHPSLKMLALSFLIVVGTVLIAESFDVHVPKGYVYFAMAFSLAVEAINIKMRTSMAKKKAMKEPVKLRKDVPGQ